The following is a genomic window from Nitrososphaerota archaeon.
TCTCCGACCCTTCACCCACGGGCTACGGCCTCCAACTCCCTCCTGAACAGCCGCGGGAACTTCGCCCTCCGCTCGGCGTCGAAGGGGAGGTAGCGGGCCGTGGCCAGGGAAAGCATCTTCGTCGCCGCCTCGACCTGCCCCTCCCTGTCCCGGCTGAACCTGCTCGCGCTCAGCATCAGGAACGACCCGAGGAGCTCCCCCTTCCCCGTCCTCGCCCAGATGCGGTACATCTCGAGGAACGGCTTCCTGAACCCCGCCGAGTCCACCAGCTCCCGCATCGCCTCCTCGGCGCCTCGCTCCCCCTCGCCGGGCGGGTTCCTCAGATAGAACCCGGCCATCCGGGTCCGCACGTCGTCGTCCGAAGCCTCCCTGATCCCCAGCCTGGCCACGGCGTCGTCCACCTCGACCCTGAAGGGGACCGGATGCCCCTCGACGCTCACCACCGCCTCCCCGGGCATGAGGGCCGTCAGGACCGCCGACTGCTCTCGCGTCGCGTTCATGGCCCCGGCCATCACCTTCCTGTCGTCGTAGGAGGCCACGCGGTGGACCATCTTGGTCGCGGTGTTCTTTATCGCGTCGGGGAGTATCTTCGTCGGTATCTGCTCCACCACCGCCAGCCCCTCACCGAAGGCCCTCAGCTCGGCTAACATGTTCCCGAACCGCTCCGCCAGTATCCGCCTGGGGTCCGTCGACTCGGGGTCTCCCTTCTCGGTAGAAAGCCTCGGCAGGAGCCTGTGGGCCTCCTCCACGAGGGTGAGGTGCTTCAGGTGGCGGGACGGGCCGCTGGCCTGCACGAACCCGGCCACGTTCATCAGGAGGAGCGAAGCGACGAACGCCTTCTCCTCATCGCTGGCGAGCCCCCAAAGCTCTACCACCGTCGGCCCGCTCAAAATCTCCCCTAGCGGGGTGGATGCCCGCGCCCCGAAGAGCGGCCCCTTGGTCCCTTCCGTGAGGCTGTGTAGTCTGACGCCGATGGCCGCCTCGATGTCCATGGTCACCCTGGGCTCGTACCCAAGCTCCCTCACGACCCTCGCCGCCTGCGCCTTCACGTCCTCCAATGTCACCGGCCGCCCCTCCCTCCCGGAGGCGAGGTCCCATCCGCACGCGTTGTACGCCGCGGCGAAGACCCGGGGGATGACGTACTGCACGGGAGAGTAGGCGACGAACGACCCGTTCCAGACGGCCACCAGGTTGTCCAAGTGGGCCTGGGGGCTCACCCCCGGTGGCGGTTCGAAGATGTTCAGCCTGAGGGGGGCGGCGCCCTCGACCCCGGCAGTGAAGACCCTGAGCCCAGGCACAGCTTCCATGAGGTTCCTGTACTCCGACTTCGCAGGCTCCACAACCAGGAAGGGGACCCGCAGCCTGTCCAGCTGGACCAGGAGGCCGAGGCACGAAGTGGTCTTGCCGGAGCCAGTCATCCCCGTGACGAAGAGGTGCTTCGCCAGCTGGTCGAGAGGCATCCGCACCGCCTGGCCCGTCTTCCCGGAGACTGAGACGACCTCGCCGAGGACCACCTCCCCCTGGGTGGCTGCGGGCGCCTGGAACTCGGCCGACGGGGCGACTTTCATCCCCAGGGGGACCTGGGGGACCCAGAGGTAGGGGGCAGCCTCGGCCGGAGTCATCAGAGCGGAGGGGTGCCAGGTGGACCTGTCGGAGGCTCTCGGGCGCCGGACCCTCAGGCCGTCGATCTTCCTCTGGCTCGAGAGGGCCCCGGCGAGGACATCGGCAGCGCGGGCGGCGGTGGACGGATCTCCGGCCGAGACCTGGACCGACACCCTGACGGGTCTCCTCGCCAGCAGGCGCTCCAGACCCCTCACAGAGTCCTCGAGCCTGACTTGGTTCGGATGGTCGACTACAGTGGTGGTCCTGTCGTCGTCGGCCTGCTGATACCCCGAGCCTTCGGCGAGCTTCCTCTGTCCTCTGGCGGCGAGCCACCTGGAAGCGGGGTTGACCCATCCGGGGGAGAGCCTGATGCTGTAGCTCCCGTCGAGCCGGTTCTCCACGAAGAACCTGGCGAGGGGACCGAGAGGGTCGGGGGCGAGCGCGGGGATGCCGTCGACCGACACGGAGTAGGCCTCCACTGA
Proteins encoded in this region:
- a CDS encoding ATP-binding protein, whose translation is MGWKLNALALLFALWCLDVGALVVGVPILLVLLYKWWSERQSRPAALGPSRGMARAGAFFLVLSVVAVVEGGTFSPLVFGGLGVALLALGAFPRILRDAAEKVGGPASQLFASRPKSPGAVPCVELTKVPLRYLDPRKSDPKETLLRFQRLSQTLAETGAPVEMRLEFSGGSGRILFLVTGKDAAVRLPDLLRVAKSQLPEFGAEAAELHASVEAYSVSVDGIPALAPDPLGPLARFFVENRLDGSYSIRLSPGWVNPASRWLAARGQRKLAEGSGYQQADDDRTTTVVDHPNQVRLEDSVRGLERLLARRPVRVSVQVSAGDPSTAARAADVLAGALSSQRKIDGLRVRRPRASDRSTWHPSALMTPAEAAPYLWVPQVPLGMKVAPSAEFQAPAATQGEVVLGEVVSVSGKTGQAVRMPLDQLAKHLFVTGMTGSGKTTSCLGLLVQLDRLRVPFLVVEPAKSEYRNLMEAVPGLRVFTAGVEGAAPLRLNIFEPPPGVSPQAHLDNLVAVWNGSFVAYSPVQYVIPRVFAAAYNACGWDLASGREGRPVTLEDVKAQAARVVRELGYEPRVTMDIEAAIGVRLHSLTEGTKGPLFGARASTPLGEILSGPTVVELWGLASDEEKAFVASLLLMNVAGFVQASGPSRHLKHLTLVEEAHRLLPRLSTEKGDPESTDPRRILAERFGNMLAELRAFGEGLAVVEQIPTKILPDAIKNTATKMVHRVASYDDRKVMAGAMNATREQSAVLTALMPGEAVVSVEGHPVPFRVEVDDAVARLGIREASDDDVRTRMAGFYLRNPPGEGERGAEEAMRELVDSAGFRKPFLEMYRIWARTGKGELLGSFLMLSASRFSRDREGQVEAATKMLSLATARYLPFDAERRAKFPRLFRRELEAVARG